One Diadema setosum chromosome 8, eeDiaSeto1, whole genome shotgun sequence genomic window carries:
- the LOC140231941 gene encoding cytochrome P450 1A1-like: protein MSESKAKPLPGPWGLPIVGNLLNLGEEPHVAMMKLAREYGNVFQIRLGSRPVVVLCGQEAIRSALVRQAVAFAGRPDLASFQFIRKNSDASVAFQTYDASWKLHRKIAESSIRFFVTGGRKSSIESTVTHEVEALIDHWTSNNNEDRFEVDPSDVVKLSVCNVMLWCILGKRHSLDDAQLREFVSKSDDFSEAAGSGNIADFMPWIRFMTARTTQNLKKILKTFRGWFLPYIEEHRQQYEQDSEKDILDYVVTSTNKLDDADINQLGLSREALQIATAFDLFGAGFDTTSATVTWQLYYAVTHPEITVKVQAEIDEIVGRDRLPSLADRDRLPLTQAFLLETFRHSSVVPFTIPHSTISDTNLLGYHVPKDTVVFVNLYSVHHDPETWHQPSVFDPERFIDPETGLLDKTKTEAIMPFGAGRRRCLGAEMGRIQAFLYFAILMHQCEVSDPDKGRMDGKPSFGLTMRPPAFKLLVRKR, encoded by the coding sequence ATGAGCGAGAGCAAGGCTAAGCCGCTGCCGGGCCCATGGGGGCTGCCGATAGTTGGCAACCTGCTGAACCTGGGCGAGGAACCACATGTGGCGATGATGAAATTAGCCAGAGAGTACGGCAACGTGTTCCAAATCCGACTCGGAAGCCGCCCGGTCGTTGTGCTATGCGGACAAGAAGCGATACGGAGCGCTCTCGTTCGCCAGGCCGTGGCATTTGCCGGGAGGCCGGACCTTGCCTCGTTCCAGTTCATCCGCAAAAACAGCGACGCGTCCGTGGCTTTTCAGACGTACGACGCCTCCTGGAAGTTGCATCGCAAGATCGCCGAAAGCTCGATTCGGTTCTTCGTGACTGGCGGGAGAAAGTCCTCCATCGAGTCGACGGTGACGCACGAAGTAGAGGCTTTGATTGACCACTGGACGAGCAACAATAACGAGGACAGATTCGAGGTCGATCCTTCCGATGTTGTCAAGCTCTCGGTGTGTAATGTTATGTTGTGGTGCATTCTTGGTAAGCGTCACTCGCTCGATGACGCGCAACTGAGGGAATTCGTGTCCAAGTCCGACGATTTCTCCGAGGCGGCGGGTAGTGGAAACATCGCCGATTTCATGCCCTGGATCCGCTTCATGACCGCGCGCACAACGCAAAACCTGAAAAAGATTCTAAAGACATTCCGCGGCTGGTTCTTGCCTTACATCGAGGAGCATCGTCAGCAATACGAGCAGGACTCCGAAAAGGACATACTCGACTATGTGGTCACCTCCACAAATAAGCTCGACGACGCCGACATCAACCAGCTTGGGCTCTCCCGGGAGGCGCTGCAGATCGCCACCGCATTCGATCTGTTCGGAGCGGGCTTCGACACCACTTCGGCGACGGTTACCTGGCAACTGTATTACGCCGTTACGCATCCGGAAATCACCGTGAAGGTCCAGGCCGAAATCGACGAAATCGTCGGGCGTGATCGCCTCCCATCTCTAGCTGACCGCGACAGACTCCCCCTGACTCAGGCCTTTTTGTTGGAGACTTTCCGTCACTCATCCGTGGTTCCCTTTACCATACCTCACAGTACGATCTCCGATACGAATCTTCTCGGCTACCACGTCCCTAAGGACACCGTCGTCTTCGTGAACCTTTATTCCGTTCACCATGACCCGGAAACATGGCACCAACCCTCCGTCTTCGACCCCGAGCGTTTCATCGATCCGGAGACTGGCCTCCTGGACAAGACGAAGACGGAAGCGATCATGCCCTTCGGTGCCGGAAGGAGGAGATGTCTTGGTGCCGAGATGGGTCGCATTCAAGCATTCCTCTACTTTGCTATCCTGATGCATCAGTGTGAGGTCAGTGACCCCGACAAGGGTCGAATGGACGGCAAGCCCTCCTTCGGGCTCACGATGCGACCACCGGCTTTCAAACTCCTTGTCAGAAAGAGGTAA